From a single Stigmatopora nigra isolate UIUO_SnigA chromosome 21, RoL_Snig_1.1, whole genome shotgun sequence genomic region:
- the lipea gene encoding lipase, hormone-sensitive a — protein sequence MPIATGSRMDLEVVFSALETVCEENISTFSGSSALADGVVNQRLMDCMKQIQEHGRALEPTVASFTAVYHHYDFDAETPGNGYRTLIKVLHSCLLHILHKGCYIATNHTSTFFRADHNVSEMEAYCSALRQLRALLYLAKRLINDNDFGQLYSLHDLDLSHKYVQEYSSLHKACFYGRCLGFQFSPSLRPFLQTIVISMISFGETYGKHQSGLGLAALSLLTSGKYVMDPELRGAEFERITQNLDLQFWKSFWNITESELLTGFSRIASYPVQLNLTLSIPPVPLRLPLASDSSLSTSVSPPLAHWGPGPVHMRLISHQIREGQDSEELMALSDGNPPPPSPSYLMGLQKQPPSPCLLIHFHGGGFVAQTSRSHENYLRSWSKQLNVPVLSVDYSLAPEAPFPRALEECFYAYCWALKNCHLLGSTADRVCLAGDSAGGNLCITVSMKAMSCGVRVPDGIMAAYPATLLTTDASPSRLLTLLDPLLPLGVLAKCLNAYAGVESQVVQPAVGSNSLRALGRDTTVLLSQLTQGASTWIQSFLRPTSRIPSQTETGSQSTDRDPNHTSPPNLQCHVDYPDGFQPLRSQCLAVVQPTSCPIIRNPFVSPLLAPDSLLRGLPPIHLVAPALDALLDDSVMFAKKLRDLGQPISLTVVEDLPHGFLSLLQLSKETEVAAGICLEKIREIFQQEKTKNCSENTRRD from the exons ATGCCTATAGCAACAG GCTCACGCATGGATCTCGAGGTTGTATTTTCAGCCTTGGAGACTGTCTGTGAAGAAAATATTTCCACTTTTTCTGGATCTTCTGCTCTGGCCGATGGCGTCGTTAACCAACGTTTGATGGATTGCATGAAGCAGATTCAGGAACACGGTCGGGCTCTGGAGCCGACGGTTGCTAGCTTCACGGCGGTCTACCACCATTATGACTTTGACGCTGAGACACCAGGAAACGGGTATCGCACTCTAATTAAG GTGCTCCACTCTTGTCTTCTACACATCCTCCACAAGGGTTGCTACATTGCCACAAATCACACAAGCACGTTCTTCCGGGCAGATCACAACGTTTCCGAAATGGAGGCTTACTGCAGCGCTTTGCGTCAGCTTCGAGCGCTACTCTACTTAGCCAAGAGGCTAATCAACGACAATGATTTCGGCCAACTGTACTCGTTGCACGATCTGGACCTGAGCCATAAATATGTGCAGGAGTACAGCTCTTTGCACAAAGCCTGTTTCTATGGGCGATGTCTGGGATTTCAG TTCTCGCCAAGTCTTCGTCCGTTCCTCCAGACTATTGTCATAAGCATGATCTCATTTGGGGAGACTTATGGTAAACACCAGTCTGGGCTAG gttTGGCTGCCTTGTCGCTCCTCACATCGGGAAAGTATGTAATGGATCCGGAATTGCGTGGCGCAGAGTTCGAGCGCATCACTCAGAACCTGGACTTGCAGTTCTGGAAGTCCTTCTGGAATATCACAGAGTCCGAGCTTTTAACA GGTTTCAGCAGAATAGCCTCATATCCTGTGCAGTTGAACCTCACGTTATCCATCCCTCCGGTTCCATTACGACTACCTTTGGCTTCGGACTCTAGTCTATCCACTTCTGTATCACCTCCACTGGCGCATTGGGGTCCCGGCCCTGTTCATATGCGGCTTATCTCCCACCAAATTCGAGAAGGACAG GACAGTGAGGAACTGATGGCGCTTTCCGATGGAAATCCACCCCCTCCATCTCCATCATATCTCATGGGACTTCAGAAGCAACCACCATCCCCGTGCTTGCTCATCCATTTCCACGGAGGAGGCTTTGTGGCTCAAACTTCAAGATCACATGAG AATTATCTGCGAAGCTGGTCCAAGCAGTTGAATGTTCCCGTTCTCTCCGTCGACTACTCTCTAGCACCCGAAGCACCTTTTCCCCGAGCTCTTGAGGAGTGTTTCTATGCTTACTGTTGGGCCTTGAAAAACTGCCATTTGCTCG GTTCCACAGCAGACCGGGTCTGCCTTGCCGGAGACAGCGCCGGGGGCAACCTATGCATCACCGTCTCTATGAAAGCCATGTCCTGCGGCGTCCGGGTCCCCGACGGCATCATGGCCGCCTATCCGGCCACTTTGCTCACCACTGATGCCTCGCCCTCCCGTTTGCTAACGCTCCTTGACCCACTGCTACCTTTGGGTGTTCTTGCCAAGTGCCTCAATGCCTACGCGG GTGTGGAGTCTCAAGTCGTACAACCTGCTGTGGGTAGCAACAGTCTAAGAGCTCTAGGCAGAGACACCACTGTCCTACTAAGTCAGCTCACTCAGGGAGCCTCCACTTGGATCCAGTCTTTCCTGAGGCCTACAAGCAGAATTCCTTCGCAGACAGAAACAGggtcacaaagcacggacaggGACCCAAACCATACGTCACCCCCAAACCTCCAATGTCACGTGGATTATCCAGACGGCTTCCAGCCACTGCGGTCTCAGTGCCTTGCGGTTGTTCAGCCGACATCTTGTCCTATCATCAGGAACCCATTTGTGTCACCGCTGCTAGCGCCTGATAGCCTTCTACGTGGTTTACCGCCTATTCACCTCGTG GCCCCCGCTCTCGACGCTCTACTAGATGACTCTGTGATGTTTGCTAAGAAGCTACGAGACTTGGGCCAACCCATTAGCTTGACGGTGGTGGAGGACCTGCCGCATGGCTTCCTCAGCCTATTGCAGCTCTCCAAAGAGACGGAAGTGGCCGCGGGTATCTGCTTGGAGAAAATACGGGAGATTTTTCAACAAGAAAAGACCAAAAACTGTTCTGAAAACACGAGAAGAGATTAA
- the LOC144215240 gene encoding putative ATP-dependent RNA helicase ddx6, protein MATARTENVGPLAMGLNNKQNGQLRGQTKAASVQAATATQGKGLGASQKVGAASQESGGIKFGDDWKKSLKLPPKDTRIRTSDVTSTKGNEFEDYCLKRELLMGIFEMGWEKPSPVQEESIPIALSGRDILARAKNGTGKSGAYLIPLLERIDLKKSYIQAMVVVPTRELALQVSQICIQISKHLGGVKVMATTGGTNLRDDIMRLDETVHVVIATPGRILDLIKKGVAKVDRVQMMVMDEADKLLSQDFVVLIEDIISFLAKNRQILLYSATFPISVQKFMAKHLQKPYEINLMEELTLKGITQYYAYVTERQKVHCLNTLFSRLQINQSIIFCNSTQRVELLAKKITQLGYSCFYIHAKMMQEYRNRVFHDFRNGLCRNLVCTDLFTRGIDIQAVNVVINFDFPKNAETYLHRIGRSGRFGHFGLAINLITSEDRFNLKTIEDQLVTDIKPIPGSIDKSLYVAEFHSSSGDCEVEEVQEKSGLHQDST, encoded by the exons ATGGCTACGGCTAGAACCGAAAATGTCGGCCCGCTCGCCATGGGACTGAACAACAAGCAGAACGGGCAGCTCCGAGGACAGACCAAAGCGGCTTCTGTTCAAGCCGCAACTGCCACTCAAGGAAAAGGGTTGGGCGCCTCCCAGAAAGTGGGCGCTGCTTCTCAAGAAAGTGGAGGCATCAAGTTTGGGGATGACTGGAAAAAAAGCCTGAAGCTTCCTCCAAAAGACACCAGGATTAGAACCTCA GATGTGACGTCTACTAAGGGCAATGAATTTGAAGATTACTGTCTGAAAAGAGAACTTTTGATGGGCATTTTTGAGATGGGTTGGGAGAAACCATCTCCTGTCCAG GAGGAGAGTATCCCAATTGCCCTGTCAGGAAGGGATATTTTAGCCCGGGCTAAGAATGGAACGGGAAAAAGCGGAGCCTATCTCATACCACTGCTGGAAAGGATTGACCTTAAAAAGAGTTATATACAAG CTATGGTAGTGGTACCAACCCGAGAGTTAGCACTGCAGGTGAGCCAGATTTGCATTCAGATCAGCAAACACCTGGGAGGAGTTAAAGTCATGGCCACCACCGGGGGAACCAATTTACGAGATGACATCATGCGACTGGATGAAACtg TGCACGTGGTCATAGCAACCCCCGGTAGGATTCTCGACTTGATTAAAAAAGGCGTGGCAAAGGTGGATCGAGTCCAGATGATGGTGATGGATGAG GCCGACAAATTGCTGTCTCAGGATTTTGTGGTGCTCATCGAAGATATTATCAGTTTCCTGGCCAAGAACAGGCAGATCCTGCTCTACTCTGCAACCTTCCCCATTAGCGTACAAAAATTCATG GCCAAGCACTTGCAGAAACCTTACGAGATCAACCTAATGGAGGAACTGACACTGAAGGGTATTACTCAGTACTATGCCTACGTGACAGAGAGACAAAAAGTGCACTGTCTTAACACTCTCTTCTCCAGG cTCCAGATCAACCAGTCCATCATCTTCTGTAACTCCACTCAAAGGGTGGAGCTGTTAGCCAAGAAGATTACGCAACTGGGCTACTCGTGCTTTTACATTCACGCTAAAATGATGCAG gaaTATAGAAACCGGGTTTTCCATGACTTCAGAAACGGACTTTGCAGGAATCTGGTGTGCACTG ACCTTTTCACCAGGGGTATCGACATCCAAGCTGTCAATGTGGTCATCAACTTTGACTTCCCGAAAAATGCTGAAACGTATCTCCATCGCATTGGGAGATCAG GGAGATTCGGCCATTTCGGCCTGGCCATCAACCTGATCACATCCGAAGACCGCTTCAACCTAAAGACCATCGAAGACCAACTGGTGACGGACATCAAACCCATCCCCGGCAGCATCGACAAGAGTCTCTACGTGGCCGAGTTCCACTCGTCCAGCGGCGACTGCGAGGTGGAGGAAGTCCAAGAAAAATCGGGACTCCATCAGGACAGCACCTGA